In Coleofasciculus sp. FACHB-1120, the genomic stretch TGTAATCTTGGTCAGCATGGCGATGGAAGATGCCCCGAAAGAGTGCCGAGTTGGGAGCGAATTTTTCAAGGCTTCCCCCCACCTGTTCTCCATCTCTCTGTTTCGTGAAGGGTGGGGGATCGCTCATATATTTTGAATCCTGTGGCATCTGGGGTTCGAGGTAAGGGCAGTTGCCATCAGAGGGATAGGTGTCAGGACGATCTAAGTAATCCCGTTGCCTGTGCAGCCAGTCGGCGCGATCGCGCGGTAAATTGAACAGAGGGATAATCGCCGTTGGCGATCGCTCTTCCAACAATGCTTCTTGCAGCACGCGGACAGGTAAATCTCTGGGTTGACAACTTCGCTGCACGCAAAGCGCCGCCGCCATCCCTGCTGCCTGCCCAATATTCATGACAATGGGCTGTAACCGGGTGGAACCGTTGGCAATATGGGAGACAGAGATATTTTTTTCGCAAACCAGTAGTCCATCCACGGACTCTGGAATCAGGCAAGTGTAGGGAAGGGTAAAAGGAGTGCCAGTCCAGCGTCCACCCCAGCGAATTGATTTTGGTTTCAGAAGGAAATTGTAGTTGGGGTAATGATGGTCGTTGGGGTAGTTGCCGAGGGCGATCGCATTCACCTCCCCATCTGCATCCACAGGCATTGGTGCGACACTTCCTCCGGTCACTGGCAAGATATCCTGCTCTCGCACAGTCGCGAGTCCCACAAGGCGTCTGCTTTCCCGATAGTAAGGGTGTAGCGCATAACCACCTCCACCGAGAGAGTTTTGAGTTTTGGATTCGGGAGTCAAGCGTGACGGGAAGATTTGAGTTGCTAAGCCGTAACGCCGCCCCAGCATAGTTTGAATAAAGCGGACAAAGCTTTGAGTGTGCCACAGACTCTCTTGAAGAAATTGATGCCGCGCCGCCTCCGACTCTATCAGACGCCCCACTCCTTCCCCATAGTCATTACCGCATAGGGGCCAATTGATCATGAAAAGATTTCCGGGTAAACGCCCATAATTGAGAAACTTCTCCCAACCGTAGCGATCCCAGCTACCTTGGAAGGATGAAGGAGGAAGGATAAAAGATGAAGGAGGAGGGGGAATTTCTGGCGCACTTGCTTCCTCACCGAAATCTTGCAGAATTGCCACCCAAGTGGGAGCCTGTACTGGGTATCGCTGAGTCAATTCATTGGCAGAAACAGGGGCGCTGGGTTCGCCAAACTGCGATTGCAATTCCCATCCCCAGCGGTATGGCACAGATGCGAGAGGCAGCAAATCTCCCAGTTCGGTACCATCTAGGGTGATTTTGGATTGAACAGTGAAATCGGCAAATCGAACGCCGAGGATGCGATCGCCTGTTCGCAAAACCTCTAAGGGAACTTGCCCCGCAACCCAGGCTAGATTTGGCAATTCTCGTACCCAATCAGCAAATATTTGGGCACCAATCCGGGGATCGTAACTAAACAGACTCACCCAACTATGGTTTAAGCCTCCCATCTGCCGAGAACGCAATTCCCCTAAAAACTCACCCCAAAGCCCCGTTTGAAAGGCAGCAAGTTCATTACCATCCGGGGCAGCAACCCCCGCTGAGGTAAGCATTCCCCCCAGCCAGGTAAATTCACTCACCAGCATTGTCTTGGCACCGCGACGGGCAGCTTGTATCGCAGCTGCGGTTCCTCCCGTTCCGCCTCCCACAACCAAGACATCTACTTCTATTAATTCATTCATCAGCAATTCCGTTTCAGAATAGACAATCGATCGCGAACAATAGACAATTAGCTATAAACAATCGGCTATCGAAAGTATAAAGTCCATCGTTTAAGGAAAAGCATGAAAGCACAAGTATTCAGAGGCGTCAATCAGCTCAGTTACGAAGAAGTGCCGACGCCGGAAATTGCACCCGATGAAGTCCTGGTACAAGTAAAGGTTGTGGGATTGTGTCAGTCTGACATCAAGAAAATTCGCTATCCTCTCTACCAGCCACCGCGCATCTTTGGTCATGAAACTGCTGGGGTAATTACTTCTGTAGGAAGCGAAGTGACTGGCTGGCAGATTGGGCAACGAGTTGTGGTCATGCACCATATTCCTTGTATGCGCTGCGACTATTGCCTCAACGACAACTTCTCGATGTGCGATGTTTACAAAAACGTCACGACCACGGCTGGATTTACTCCCAGCGGCGGCGGTTTTGCAGATTATGTGAAAGTGCCCGGTCACATTGTCCGCAGCGGCGGATTAATTCCGATTCCGGATAATGTCAGCTTTGAGCAAGCGAGTTTTGTGGAGCCGACTAACTGCTGTCTAAAAGCAGTTAAAAAAGCCCAGGTTGCTCCCGGTCAAACTGTTTTGATTACGGGTGCTGGCCCAATTGGGCTAATGTTTATTATGCTGGTGAAGTATTTCGGAGCCAGAGCGATCGCGACTGACTTAATTCCTTCTCGGATCGAGAAAGCTTTGAGTGTGGGGGCAGAAGCTGCATTCGATCCCCGCGACCCAGATTTATCAACTAAAATTAAAGCCCTTACCGGCGGTTTGGGAGTGGATACGACTTTGCTTGCCGTTCCCAGTGACAAAGCTTTTTTCCAAGCCCTCGATTGTACCCGTAGGGGCGGTAAAATTTTGTTTTTTGCTGAGTTTCCCGATGAAGTAGAAATCCCGATTAATCCAAATATTCTTTACCGGCGGGAAATTGATTTAATGGGTAGCTATAGTTCTTCTTATCGGATACAAAACCTGGCAGCAGATATTGTATTTAACCAGCGAATTGATGTGGAAGCATTAATTAGCGATCGCTATCCTTTGCAACATTTAGCGGCTGCGGTGGAACAAGCGATCGCTCCCACCCCCGAAACTTACAAAATTCTCATCTATCCTCAATTAGCGGAGTAATTTTAAAAACCGTCTGTCTTTATTGAACTCTCTTTTAGGGAGTCTTTTTTTGAAGATTTTGACAGAGCAACCAGATAGATTTATCATCTATCTAATGATAGAATCTTATTTGAAAATTTTTAAACGATGGACACCTCCTCTCCTACGCGCGGGCAACTAGAAAGAACTCTTTCGCAACGCATCCAAGCTTTGTACCGAGATCAACTGGGGCATCAACCCAGTCAAATTACCTGTCAAATTTTTGAGGAAAAAATTGCCATTATTCTAGAAAATGCCATCACGGCACCAGAGCAACTTCTAGCAAATAGTGGTCAAGAAGAGTTGGCTGAACAAGTAAGGACAGATTTAGAAAAAGCACTTGAGCCACAAGTGAAAGCGCTAATTGAGGAAGTGGTCGGGGTACCTGTGATTGACCTGCTCAGCGATGCCAAAGTAGACACAGGTCGTACTGGTACGATTGCTGTCTTAGCAAACGCCCCTAAAGTTCGCAATTAATCCCCATTTTCTGCTAAGCATCTAACAGAGCATAGATTTATATTTCTGGTTTGCACTCAGCAGCCTTTTGTCGGTTTTTAGGGTGTATCTGATCTTAGTTTTGACCCTTGTGCGATCGCCGTATCCCGTCTCTATAACTAACAAACAACCAGTTTTCGATTGATAACTGAATCTATAAATCTAGAATTAGAGATTTAAATTAATTGAGATAGCGGTCAATCAGCGCTTCCAACTCATCAATGAGATAAGGCTTGCTAATGTAGTCACTACAGCCTGCAAACAGAAGACCTTCCCTGTCTTCTGCCCTTGCCAAAGCCGTCACCGCAACGATGGGGATTGTCATCGTTTCGGGGTTCTGTTTCAGGCAACGCACAACTTCTACGCCGTGGATGTCAGGCAGGAGGATATCCAACAAAATCAGCTTTGGCTGGTAATGCTGCGCCATAAATAAAGCTGCCCGACCCTCCTTCGTCGTGATGAATGAGCAGTCAAGAGCAAGTAGCACTTCGCTCATCAGCAGCAAGTTGTCTTCATTATCTTCTACAACCAAAATGAGAGGCGATTCAATATTTGCCTGGGAGGCAGATGTTGAGACACAGTGCAGATTTAGGCGTTTTTCAGGGGAACTCATCAAAATACGAAGCTATCCTCTCCAGAAGTGGACAACCAAGGGGCTGCCCAAGTTATACCCATTCACTTGATTGACACTACACAGGTGATTCCCTCCTTGCCCCTTGTTTTAAGAGAGTTGGGGGATCGGCTGCGGGAAAAGTGAAACGGTATTACGAGGCATTCCCCAAGCGGCATTTTTTGGCGATTGGAATTGATTGGCTCGTAGTTGCCCCACTAGGTTGATATTCCTAAGCTCATCTCGCCAGAAAACAAAGCAAGCTAGTGGTGGTGTTGCTTGTCCCCTGATTCTATAAAAAATTAGTAATAAAACTGCACAAATTAAACATTAATATTCATTGTGACTTTAAGCACTAGATATATACACACTTCTATGCTATAAAACGTTGAAAAACCAAGTTTTTGTATACATTTGGCGTTTTTTGGTTAGTTGCGAAGAATCACAAATATATTGAAAACAGTTTCGGATACTTGGGAGAATCGAATTTTATCCCTACGCAGTAGGATTTGCAAGCTCTACTCTAATTGAGGATTTATCGCTGAACAATTAACCTTGTCAAGATACTAAATATTGAAATTTCAGAATGTTGTGGATATCTATCTTTAGGCGATGTCCGGAAAATTGCTGGCGCTGTTAAAGTCAAATTAAAAAGGTGAGAAAATTTACCTTTCCTGAGAGCGATCGCTATGCAGGACACAATCCAATCCACTTGTGGTGATTTAGAACGAACCCTCTCGCAGGAAATTCGGACTTTTTACCACACCCATCTAGGGCACCAGCCTAGTAAGGTGACTTGCCAATTTATGGGTGACAAAATTGCGATTCTTATCGAAAATTCCATTACTCAACCCGAAAAACTTTTGGCACAGAGGGGACAGCAAAAGCTGGCTGAGACAGTTCGAGCGAGTATTAACCACGCCCTACAATTGCCACTGAAACAGCTAATTGAGGAAGTGGTAAAAGTTCCTGTCATCGATTTGATGATCGACTCCGCGCTGAAAACCAGTCGTACCAGTACGGTTGCGGTTTTAGCCGCAATCCCTAAGACGCGCAATCCATCCTGAATTCTACGGGTGCAACCTGAGACAAATTCCATCTGAGGTTGCGTCGGATTACAGCTTCAAGATCCTCTAGCAAGTAAGGCTTACTAATGTAATCATTGCAGCCTGCTGCAAGAATGCGCTCTCTGTCTTCCGGCCTGGCGAGTGCCGTGACGGCGATAACAGGAATCGTCCGGGTATGAGAATCTTCCCTGAGTTGACGGACAATTTGAAGACCATCTAAGTCAGGTAACATAATATCTAGCAAAATCAGGCTTGGCTGTTCGGTTCGTGCCTTTTCAAAAGCAGTATGACCGTCAACCGCAGTGATGATTGAGCAATTTAGCGGCTCTAGAACGTAAGAAAGCAATAGTAAGTTGTCTTCGTCATCATCGACTGCCAATACCAGAGGCAACTTGGTAGTCAGACACGAATTGCTGCTGCTCAAAAAATTCTGACTGTTACGGTGGGAAAGTTCCAAATCATCCATCCTCTATATCCCAGCTAATTTCTAGACTGGCAGTCACCCTCACCAAAAGAGAGGACGAGGCACTCCTTAAGCGGCAGCGAGGCGCTTACAATGGATTGGCTCGCGTAGAACCTACTAAGTTGGAGAGCCGATGCTCAATCTGGAGGAAGAGACGAGCCAAGTTAGTAGGAGTCTTAGTATCCTCGACACTGCTATTGTACATAAAATTTACAAAACCCTAAAGATTTTGTTAAGAAAATACAATTCTTGTAAGTACGCTTAGCACTTACTAAATATAGGCTAGGGGGCAACCTAGAATAGAAATCTTCGGGAATAGGCAGATAGCAGACTGGTAGTCGTAGCACACCATCCGGTAGTACACCATCCGGAGTTAGTCCGCCATTAACCGAAGCCGTAAGACGCGATGAATTGCGTCTGGAAACTAACTTTAAGCAAATGCGATGTAAGAGGGGATGCTGTTTTAGGTGCGGCGAAGCGTTTGCATTTGAGACAAGCGCGGGTTGATGAATGGGGTGAATCAGCCTTCACGATTTGAGGGCTACCCCGATCTAATTAGGCATTGGAGGTTGAAGCAATGGGTATAGCCACGATTAACCCAGCAACTGGGGAAACGCTTCAAACGTTTGAGGCACTGACAGATACAGAGATTGAAACAAAGCTAGCGCTAGCGCAATCAAGTTTTAAACAGTATCGACAGACAACGATGCAAAAAAGGGCAGAATGGCTGAATGCCACTGCTGAGATTTTAGAGAGCGATCGCCAACGCTTTGGCAAAATCATGACCCTAGAAATGGGGAAAACTTTAAAATCAGCGATCGCAGAAGTGGAAAAATGCGCCCTTGTCTGTCGCTTCTACGCCGAACGCGCCCCCGAATTCCTCGCGGATGTTCCAGCCCAAACCGACGCCAGCCACAGCTTTGTGCGCTATCAGCCTTTAGGCGTCATCTTGGCAGTCATGCCTTGGAATTTCCCCTTCTGGCAAGTGTTTCGCTTTGCCGCACCAGCGCTAATGGCGGGAAATGTCGGTTTACTCAAACACGCCTCTAACGTGCCTCAGTGTGCATTGGCACTAGAGGAAATTTTCCACAAAGCAGGATTCCCAGAGGGTGTCTTTCAATCCTTGCTGGTGGGGGCAGATAAAGTAGCTGGCATTGTATCAGACGAGCGAGTGAAAGCGGCGACCTTGACCGGAAGCGAACCCGCCGGGATGAGCCTCGCCGCCACCGCTGGGAAACAAATTAAGAAAACTGTCCTGGAATTGGGGGGAAGCGACCCGTATATTGTCCTAGAAAGCGCCGATTTGGATGCAGCCATTGCGACAGCAGTGAGTGCGAGAATGCTGAATAACGGTCAATCTTGTATTGCTGCGAAACGGTTCATTGTCGTGGATGCGATCGCAGACCAATTTGAAAAACGTCTGATTGAGAAGTTTGAGGCACTCAAAATCGGCGATCCCATGCATCCGGAAACCGACTTAGGACCCCTGGCAACCCCATCCCTTCTCAAAGATTTGGATTGGCAAGTTCAGGAAAGCGCCAAACTGGGAGCAAAAGTTCTCACAGGTGGACAGCCATTATCTGACCGTCCGGGTAACTTTTATCTGCCCACAATTTTGACAGATATCCCAGCCGGTAGCCCAGCAGAAGCGGAGGAATTTTTTGGTCCCGTAGCGCTGCTATTCCGGGTGCCAGATATCAACGCCGCGATCGCGCTTGCCAATGCCTCGCCCTTTGGACTGGGTGCCAGTGCTTGGACTCAAGTAGAGGCAGAACGCGATCGCTTGATTGAAGAACTCGAAGCGGGTGCCGTGTTTATTAACGGCATGGTTAAATCCGATCCCCGTCT encodes the following:
- a CDS encoding NAD-dependent succinate-semialdehyde dehydrogenase: MGIATINPATGETLQTFEALTDTEIETKLALAQSSFKQYRQTTMQKRAEWLNATAEILESDRQRFGKIMTLEMGKTLKSAIAEVEKCALVCRFYAERAPEFLADVPAQTDASHSFVRYQPLGVILAVMPWNFPFWQVFRFAAPALMAGNVGLLKHASNVPQCALALEEIFHKAGFPEGVFQSLLVGADKVAGIVSDERVKAATLTGSEPAGMSLAATAGKQIKKTVLELGGSDPYIVLESADLDAAIATAVSARMLNNGQSCIAAKRFIVVDAIADQFEKRLIEKFEALKIGDPMHPETDLGPLATPSLLKDLDWQVQESAKLGAKVLTGGQPLSDRPGNFYLPTILTDIPAGSPAEAEEFFGPVALLFRVPDINAAIALANASPFGLGASAWTQVEAERDRLIEELEAGAVFINGMVKSDPRLPFGGIKRSGYGRELSKEGIHEFVNIKTVWVK
- a CDS encoding response regulator, giving the protein MSSPEKRLNLHCVSTSASQANIESPLILVVEDNEDNLLLMSEVLLALDCSFITTKEGRAALFMAQHYQPKLILLDILLPDIHGVEVVRCLKQNPETMTIPIVAVTALARAEDREGLLFAGCSDYISKPYLIDELEALIDRYLN
- a CDS encoding zinc-dependent dehydrogenase yields the protein MKAQVFRGVNQLSYEEVPTPEIAPDEVLVQVKVVGLCQSDIKKIRYPLYQPPRIFGHETAGVITSVGSEVTGWQIGQRVVVMHHIPCMRCDYCLNDNFSMCDVYKNVTTTAGFTPSGGGFADYVKVPGHIVRSGGLIPIPDNVSFEQASFVEPTNCCLKAVKKAQVAPGQTVLITGAGPIGLMFIMLVKYFGARAIATDLIPSRIEKALSVGAEAAFDPRDPDLSTKIKALTGGLGVDTTLLAVPSDKAFFQALDCTRRGGKILFFAEFPDEVEIPINPNILYRREIDLMGSYSSSYRIQNLAADIVFNQRIDVEALISDRYPLQHLAAAVEQAIAPTPETYKILIYPQLAE
- a CDS encoding response regulator, translating into MDDLELSHRNSQNFLSSSNSCLTTKLPLVLAVDDDEDNLLLLSYVLEPLNCSIITAVDGHTAFEKARTEQPSLILLDIMLPDLDGLQIVRQLREDSHTRTIPVIAVTALARPEDRERILAAGCNDYISKPYLLEDLEAVIRRNLRWNLSQVAPVEFRMDCAS
- a CDS encoding FAD-dependent oxidoreductase, encoding MNELIEVDVLVVGGGTGGTAAAIQAARRGAKTMLVSEFTWLGGMLTSAGVAAPDGNELAAFQTGLWGEFLGELRSRQMGGLNHSWVSLFSYDPRIGAQIFADWVRELPNLAWVAGQVPLEVLRTGDRILGVRFADFTVQSKITLDGTELGDLLPLASVPYRWGWELQSQFGEPSAPVSANELTQRYPVQAPTWVAILQDFGEEASAPEIPPPPSSFILPPSSFQGSWDRYGWEKFLNYGRLPGNLFMINWPLCGNDYGEGVGRLIESEAARHQFLQESLWHTQSFVRFIQTMLGRRYGLATQIFPSRLTPESKTQNSLGGGGYALHPYYRESRRLVGLATVREQDILPVTGGSVAPMPVDADGEVNAIALGNYPNDHHYPNYNFLLKPKSIRWGGRWTGTPFTLPYTCLIPESVDGLLVCEKNISVSHIANGSTRLQPIVMNIGQAAGMAAALCVQRSCQPRDLPVRVLQEALLEERSPTAIIPLFNLPRDRADWLHRQRDYLDRPDTYPSDGNCPYLEPQMPQDSKYMSDPPPFTKQRDGEQVGGSLEKFAPNSALFRGIFHRHADQDYTFTLEEPAAGEAQTWIAIALHPEVDQQLQICIDRQPLCVWGYLNQSGKWLVVEKIIDAAAIAPIFDP
- a CDS encoding DUF2294 domain-containing protein, which encodes MDTSSPTRGQLERTLSQRIQALYRDQLGHQPSQITCQIFEEKIAIILENAITAPEQLLANSGQEELAEQVRTDLEKALEPQVKALIEEVVGVPVIDLLSDAKVDTGRTGTIAVLANAPKVRN
- a CDS encoding DUF2294 domain-containing protein, producing MQDTIQSTCGDLERTLSQEIRTFYHTHLGHQPSKVTCQFMGDKIAILIENSITQPEKLLAQRGQQKLAETVRASINHALQLPLKQLIEEVVKVPVIDLMIDSALKTSRTSTVAVLAAIPKTRNPS